A stretch of Ranitomeya variabilis isolate aRanVar5 chromosome 3, aRanVar5.hap1, whole genome shotgun sequence DNA encodes these proteins:
- the GEMIN8 gene encoding gem-associated protein 8, which yields MANIRLQESEPWYTGRVYARYWKHYSQAMQWLYRHKRAYRVAAASICYPPWYPSETFHNTRYTDWKGGQSSYQPFYARPQKQVQPHRDRPCLKVSCSKEEESAMEQEEAVSTDSDEEGIECDMSNMEITEELRQYFAETERHREELKRQQQLEEEMHEQYVDAGHDLHIPTKRSTHPPSEKPGERRRIEMKKLYGEDAAQIQGMETAMQLNFDRHCDKKLPKYWPIIPLKL from the exons GCAAATATACGCCTTCAAGAATCTGAGCCCTGGTACACCGGCCGGGTGTATGCCAGGTACTGGAAGCATTACAGTCAGGCAATGCAGTGGCTGTACCGGCATAAGAGAGCATACAGAGTGGCAGCGGCATCTATATGCTATCCCCCCTGGTACCCCTCTGAGACCTTTCATAATACTCGGTATACTGATTGGAAAGGAGGGCAGTCCTCTTATCAACCCTTCTACGCCAGGCCACAGAAACAAGTGCAGCCACACAGGGATCGCCCCTGTCTAAAGGTATCCTGTTCTAAGGAAGAGGAGTCTGCAATGGAACAAGAAGAGGCCGTGTCCACAGATTCAGATGAGGAAGGAATAGAATGTGACATGAGCAACATGGAGATCACAGAGGAGCTGCGCCAATACTTTGCAGAAACTGAGAGACATCGGGAAGAGCTCA AGCGACAGCAGCAACTTGAGGAGGAAATGCATGAGCAATATGTAGATGCCGGTCATGATCTGCACATCCCCACCAAAAGATCAACTCATCCTCCGTCTGAAAAACCTGGAGAAAGACGCAGAATAGAGATGAAGAAACTTTATGGAGAAGATGCTGCACAAATCCAAGGAATGGAAACTGCCATGCAACTCAACTTTGATAGACATTGTGATAAAAAGCTGCCCAAGTACTGGCCGATCATCCCATTAAAGCTATAA